From one uncultured Methanoregula sp. genomic stretch:
- a CDS encoding class I SAM-dependent methyltransferase family protein — protein MIHVVRMTVWQWGIRVPARQGEEMRQALIREGALDASLRVLRDGDTLILPLTGPRDGAGQFGFEAHPGREPLPRHELVGGIAIMQDDDPDGAQKILISRPSLHTVVFAEGEVSGEYRTRQFRVLAGDLTTRTTVTEHGHKFVVDLAGAYFSARLSTERQCLLAQVQEGENVLDMFAGVGPFAITLAARASLVVASDLNPRAIELMLENILQNRIKNVLPMLADARRLVDLLPWKFDRIVMNLPLAGTEFLPEAFCLCRPGGIIHFYSLVSAKGEHTARIRELGGTVIAEREVRSYSPGQWHAVYDIVAD, from the coding sequence ATGATACACGTGGTCAGGATGACGGTCTGGCAATGGGGGATACGGGTGCCGGCACGGCAGGGCGAGGAGATGCGCCAGGCGCTGATACGTGAGGGCGCGCTCGATGCCTCGCTGCGGGTCCTGCGCGACGGGGATACCCTCATCCTGCCGCTCACCGGCCCGCGGGATGGCGCCGGGCAGTTCGGGTTCGAGGCACATCCGGGCCGGGAACCCCTTCCCCGGCACGAGCTTGTCGGCGGGATTGCGATCATGCAGGACGATGACCCTGACGGAGCACAGAAGATCCTCATCTCCCGCCCGTCGCTCCATACGGTAGTGTTCGCAGAAGGTGAAGTGAGCGGCGAGTACCGTACCCGGCAGTTCCGGGTACTTGCGGGCGATCTGACAACGCGGACGACCGTGACCGAGCACGGCCATAAATTTGTCGTTGACCTTGCCGGGGCTTACTTCTCCGCCCGGCTCTCTACCGAGCGGCAATGTCTCCTCGCACAGGTTCAGGAAGGAGAGAACGTGCTTGACATGTTTGCCGGTGTCGGACCTTTTGCGATTACCCTTGCGGCAAGGGCATCCCTCGTTGTAGCCTCGGATCTGAACCCGAGGGCCATCGAGCTGATGCTTGAAAATATCCTGCAGAACCGGATAAAGAATGTACTCCCGATGCTCGCGGATGCCCGGCGGCTTGTGGATCTCCTTCCCTGGAAATTTGACCGGATCGTGATGAATCTCCCGCTGGCCGGAACAGAATTTTTACCGGAGGCGTTCTGCCTCTGCCGGCCCGGAGGGATAATTCATTTCTACTCACTCGTGTCCGCAAAAGGCGAGCATACCGCCAGGATCCGGGAGCTTGGCGGGACCGTGATCGCCGAGAGGGAAGTAAGGTCCTACTCTCCGGGGCAGTGGCACGCCGTGTATGATATCGTCGCAGACTAA
- the hmgA gene encoding hydroxymethylglutaryl-CoA reductase (NADPH), translated as MADDAGRRNNDANGAKSGHDNERETIIRSRLRDRSIKLYELEKELSPLDAIRVRREFIEEETGTKLENIGIFSIDIERVVRRNCENMIGTVQVPVGVAGPVLVNGGYAQGLHYLPLATTEGALIASVNRGCSAITEAGGAEVRILHDGMTRAPVFAADSVGHAAQVCDWVTVHRDELRVAAESTTSHGKLTDIVTFVAGTSVYVRLEFDTKDAMGMNMVTIASAKIADLIAQGTGVRLIALSGNMCADKKPAAINSIMGRGRSVVAGIAIPNELISSIFKTDAKTLAEVNYRKNLVGSARAGAMGFNAHAANVVAAMFIACGQDAAHAIDGSTCITTVDLTETGVYVAVTLPSLPVGTVGGGTGIDTQQECLKLLGVAGGGTPPGTNAKKLGEIIGVGVLAGELSLLGALAAQHLARAHQQLGRG; from the coding sequence ATGGCTGATGATGCTGGGCGCCGCAACAATGATGCAAACGGTGCAAAGTCAGGTCACGATAACGAGAGGGAGACTATCATTCGCTCACGGCTCAGGGACAGATCGATCAAACTGTACGAACTGGAGAAGGAACTCTCACCCCTGGATGCAATTCGGGTCAGGCGCGAGTTCATCGAGGAAGAAACCGGAACAAAACTGGAGAATATCGGGATTTTTTCCATCGACATCGAGCGCGTGGTCAGGCGTAACTGCGAGAACATGATAGGGACCGTTCAGGTCCCGGTCGGGGTTGCCGGACCGGTCCTCGTCAACGGGGGATATGCGCAGGGATTGCACTACCTCCCGCTCGCGACAACCGAAGGGGCACTCATTGCCTCGGTTAACCGCGGGTGCAGCGCGATCACGGAAGCAGGCGGGGCGGAAGTCCGGATCCTGCACGACGGCATGACCCGGGCACCGGTCTTTGCTGCAGACAGCGTGGGCCATGCTGCGCAGGTCTGCGACTGGGTCACCGTGCACCGCGACGAGCTCCGGGTTGCAGCCGAGAGCACCACCTCCCACGGGAAACTGACGGATATCGTCACGTTCGTTGCCGGAACAAGCGTCTATGTCCGGCTCGAATTCGACACCAAGGACGCCATGGGAATGAACATGGTCACCATCGCGAGCGCGAAAATCGCCGATCTTATCGCACAGGGAACGGGAGTCCGCCTCATCGCCCTCTCCGGGAACATGTGCGCCGATAAGAAGCCGGCGGCAATCAACAGTATCATGGGCCGTGGCCGGAGCGTCGTCGCGGGGATTGCCATCCCAAACGAGCTGATAAGCTCGATCTTCAAGACCGATGCAAAGACGCTTGCCGAAGTGAATTACCGGAAGAATCTTGTCGGTTCCGCGAGGGCGGGGGCCATGGGCTTCAATGCTCATGCGGCAAACGTTGTTGCTGCAATGTTCATTGCCTGCGGACAGGACGCAGCCCACGCAATCGATGGCAGTACCTGCATAACCACGGTCGACCTCACCGAGACCGGGGTATATGTGGCAGTCACCCTGCCATCCCTCCCGGTGGGGACCGTAGGCGGAGGTACAGGTATAGACACGCAACAGGAATGCCTGAAACTCCTCGGCGTAGCCGGCGGGGGAACGCCTCCCGGTACAAATGCGAAGAAACTTGGCGAGATCATCGGTGTCGGGGTCCTTGCCGGCGAACTTTCCCTCCTCGGCGCCCTTGCCGCCCAGCACCTTGCCCGGGCCCACCAGCAGCTGGGCCGGGGATAA
- the rimI gene encoding ribosomal protein S18-alanine N-acetyltransferase: MIRSHDLAPYPLPLIRRAVPADIAAIVSIEKESFVDPWEQSAFLEALSYYPTTYFVAVADGVVTGFVIGGIEDTGENIYGHLCNIGVIPRYRSKGIGRLLVRRLEHQFALEMATGVQLEVRVSNTAAQRFYQRMGYRNVFGIENYYANGEDALVMMKWFRF, encoded by the coding sequence GTGATCCGTTCCCACGATCTGGCCCCGTATCCCCTGCCGCTGATCCGGCGGGCGGTCCCCGCGGACATCGCCGCAATTGTTTCCATCGAGAAGGAGTCGTTTGTAGACCCGTGGGAACAATCGGCATTTCTCGAAGCGCTTTCCTATTATCCGACAACGTACTTTGTTGCCGTTGCCGACGGGGTAGTGACCGGCTTTGTTATCGGCGGCATCGAAGATACCGGGGAAAATATCTATGGCCACCTCTGCAATATCGGTGTCATCCCGCGCTATCGCAGCAAAGGGATAGGAAGACTCCTTGTCCGCAGGCTCGAGCACCAGTTCGCATTGGAGATGGCAACCGGAGTCCAGCTCGAGGTCCGTGTCTCGAACACTGCCGCGCAGCGGTTTTACCAGCGGATGGGGTACCGCAACGTCTTCGGCATCGAGAATTACTATGCCAACGGGGAAGATGCGCTCGTTATGATGAAATGGTTCCGGTTCTAG
- a CDS encoding DUF1015 family protein, translated as MVRIYRFCGVRPERSVAPAIAAVPYDVVTADEARAIIRKSPRSFLRISRPDAEMPEIPADDPRIYERARENFNALLSGGEMQGDPAPAMYLYRVRQDGNEFLGLCCCLDVDDYRTTKIRRHEQTRYDKEEDRTRHIGVTKTHNGPVVLLYQDTDDIFRFIKSLVTATTVPDAEVKADGGGVHQIFRITDPAALARLEELFAAVPSLYIADGHHRAKAAVNVADRRIAQGLSAEGEVARFMGVMFAHNRVKIHGYSRLLTDLGTYTHETFLDELGKYFEVRPYGRVNGKEFNIPPRIKSPDKYHIVHMYLAGQWYECTRPLEKGAAPLDSLDVAVLQRYVLEGMLGITDPRGDARLQYLGGARPVADLEKLVDAGTYRLAFAMQPVRVGTVLSIADAGGVMPPKSTWFEPKLLSGLVVHTFE; from the coding sequence ATGGTCAGGATCTATCGTTTTTGTGGGGTGCGCCCGGAACGTTCGGTTGCCCCGGCCATCGCGGCAGTACCGTACGACGTCGTGACGGCGGATGAGGCGCGGGCGATCATCAGGAAAAGTCCCAGGAGTTTCCTGCGGATCAGCCGCCCCGACGCGGAGATGCCGGAGATTCCTGCCGATGATCCCCGCATATACGAGCGGGCACGCGAAAATTTCAACGCTCTCCTGTCCGGGGGGGAGATGCAGGGGGATCCCGCTCCTGCCATGTATCTCTACCGGGTCCGGCAGGACGGGAATGAATTCCTCGGGCTCTGCTGCTGTCTGGATGTCGACGATTACCGCACAACGAAAATCCGCCGGCACGAACAGACACGGTACGACAAGGAAGAGGATCGTACACGTCATATCGGGGTAACAAAAACCCACAACGGTCCTGTCGTGCTCCTGTACCAGGACACAGACGATATCTTCAGATTCATCAAATCGCTGGTCACGGCAACAACTGTACCGGATGCCGAAGTGAAAGCTGACGGTGGAGGAGTCCACCAGATCTTCAGGATCACGGACCCCGCGGCCCTTGCCAGGCTTGAAGAGCTCTTCGCAGCCGTGCCGTCGCTGTATATTGCAGACGGCCATCACCGGGCAAAAGCTGCCGTGAACGTGGCCGACCGCCGGATCGCCCAGGGCCTGTCGGCGGAAGGGGAAGTGGCGAGATTCATGGGCGTGATGTTTGCCCACAACCGAGTGAAGATACACGGGTACAGCCGTCTCCTGACCGACCTTGGCACCTATACGCACGAGACGTTCCTGGACGAGCTCGGGAAATATTTTGAAGTCAGACCCTATGGCCGGGTAAACGGGAAAGAATTCAATATCCCGCCCAGGATCAAATCGCCTGATAAATACCATATCGTCCACATGTACCTGGCGGGCCAGTGGTACGAATGCACGCGACCGCTGGAGAAGGGGGCAGCACCCCTGGACTCGCTCGACGTTGCGGTGCTCCAGAGGTACGTGCTCGAAGGTATGCTCGGGATCACCGATCCCCGGGGAGATGCACGGCTCCAGTACCTTGGCGGCGCCCGGCCGGTTGCCGATCTCGAAAAACTGGTGGATGCGGGCACCTACCGGCTCGCGTTTGCCATGCAACCGGTCCGGGTCGGGACCGTCCTCTCGATCGCCGATGCCGGGGGAGTCATGCCGCCCAAGTCCACGTGGTTTGAGCCCAAGCTGCTGAGCGGTCTTGTGGTCCACACGTTTGAGTGA
- the hisG gene encoding ATP phosphoribosyltransferase, translating into MITLALPKGSLEAQTLQLFKEADLEVRRTDRDYNPCINDSRIGKVKILRPQEIPTYVDKGYFDLGISGLDWVHETGSDVVEVANLSYSKTGEGNVKIVIAVHRDEPIENVSQIRRDSRVTTEYPELTRKFFEKLNIPVQLFHSFGASEAKVPDLMDVVVDLTETGTTLRKNGLKIIGQIMESHTVIIANKKSWADPEKRRQIEEIRTLLFGVIDARHKVLLTMNVPSASMERIVAALPAMKKPTVSQLHGIDYYSIQTVVPKNAVNELIPKLKRCGAEDILEIPISKIVP; encoded by the coding sequence ATGATTACCCTTGCTCTCCCAAAAGGAAGTCTCGAAGCCCAGACACTCCAGCTCTTCAAGGAAGCTGACCTCGAAGTCAGGCGCACTGACCGGGACTATAATCCCTGCATCAATGATTCCCGCATCGGCAAAGTGAAGATCCTCCGCCCGCAGGAGATCCCGACCTACGTGGATAAAGGATACTTCGATTTGGGTATCTCGGGTCTTGACTGGGTCCACGAGACCGGTTCCGATGTTGTCGAAGTGGCCAACCTCTCGTACAGCAAGACCGGGGAGGGGAACGTGAAGATCGTCATCGCCGTCCACCGCGACGAGCCGATCGAGAACGTCAGCCAGATCCGGAGGGATAGCCGGGTGACAACCGAGTATCCCGAACTGACCCGGAAGTTCTTCGAGAAACTCAATATTCCTGTCCAGCTCTTCCACTCGTTCGGAGCTTCCGAGGCAAAAGTACCTGACCTCATGGATGTTGTCGTAGATCTGACCGAGACCGGCACAACATTGCGCAAGAACGGCCTCAAGATCATCGGCCAGATCATGGAATCCCACACGGTTATCATTGCCAATAAGAAGAGCTGGGCAGATCCCGAGAAGCGCCGCCAGATCGAGGAGATCAGGACCCTGCTCTTCGGGGTCATCGATGCCCGGCACAAGGTGCTCCTGACCATGAACGTTCCGTCTGCTTCGATGGAACGGATCGTTGCTGCGCTCCCGGCCATGAAGAAACCGACGGTCAGCCAGCTTCACGGGATTGACTATTACAGCATCCAGACCGTTGTGCCGAAAAACGCCGTCAACGAACTGATCCCGAAGCTCAAACGCTGCGGTGCGGAAGATATCTTGGAGATACCCATCTCCAAGATCGTGCCGTGA
- a CDS encoding VWA domain-containing protein: MIHRLILISLGLFFIVSITAAADLTPSTMTSSNPGWLVANGNDQSTITVHVMQGPLPATDVSGANVVFSLAEGSQGLGTLSTPDVVTGSDGIARTVLRTTTRSGTATINAVITYTDGTVTTLPLSCIQRIDHDIPWNAAFVYQHDVPVGSVTSLSIALTDISNNPVDNKNPAETHNILLHMSGDGGSGFLKGTEYVQDLSVPTDAGGIVSINLRVSTTAGTNTIQVYPIGSYLGEPILINGIADSNPWYLVQVLPSIPSYPADGKDPDHRFTFYWTVQDKYHNPMENVDLYVTSSKAGEEVHLSTNADGMASTPYGPKDLAGVYTITAKPVVTGTTTALNAAILCTNPLNTGSCIQTVEYTPMDPVDMILMASPQTMVSMDVDGAKAVDVKARVVDSSGNAVTGETVTFEKTADTYPTFTETAQSSLTPLSASTVDTGYATVQFVPGTFAKKGESGYNEAATGSCTVKAGWTNKKTGEIKNREITFVWKNYPFLTVESEIDKTDAKVGDTINVKVWIRGTGAALQPKPIDVVLCNDRSGSMLYDSPDRMVTAKDAAVKFSGKLTQGKDRIGIVSFGNVDQYTGFAALAPTLSGKSWNWDNVYYSDLRNRDTGWYWVADDSLKECGSSCTGPGGTKYDPASAHQQYLNAHYNNGNPQDYGDGVHTHQDLALDFHTQTVVQEALNGIVPAGGTPMREGLYDAVNMFPAYSAERPIRAIILLTDGVYSTGQNPEGGYGSVSLGNSVGTTSVITYAKNNHIKIFTIGLGSDIDSEKLTGYATDTGGKYYSADAPSQLETIYTDIAGALNEQAGGQTKLITDFGKITVDGNPITGDAAGEYLEYVYTTAGGTSSSTYITKYTEVPVTPAKNEYYTKVRDDTGNWTNPTTLPGLTSKRLEFDVGKIILNDVWMTNIQFKLKKAGQIGIFGDNSPVTFIDAVTGKSQTVTVPSKTWTTHDSKVDNPFMPTVSLLVKNVKITGSTSDPNLWTVSWDTVYEGSNIVHEKLLYCSETGTYPVACTGTQHTAWPVIPKQVPDKTAGTTSDSATIDTSSLSMKSGETYRITVWAESYGEKEASDYSLHAKSDGGKRSYIKLE, encoded by the coding sequence ATGATCCACCGCTTAATTCTGATTTCGCTTGGCCTCTTTTTCATCGTGAGTATCACTGCCGCCGCAGACCTGACGCCCTCCACCATGACCAGCAGCAATCCCGGCTGGCTCGTGGCAAATGGTAATGATCAGTCGACCATCACCGTTCATGTCATGCAGGGCCCTTTACCGGCCACGGATGTATCCGGGGCAAATGTCGTCTTCTCCCTTGCGGAAGGCTCGCAGGGTCTGGGAACGCTCTCGACCCCGGATGTGGTAACCGGTTCGGATGGTATTGCCCGGACCGTACTACGGACCACGACCCGGAGCGGGACGGCAACGATTAACGCCGTTATAACCTACACTGACGGTACTGTAACCACACTCCCCCTGAGCTGCATCCAGCGGATTGATCATGATATTCCCTGGAACGCGGCTTTCGTTTACCAGCACGATGTGCCCGTTGGTTCGGTCACCTCCCTCTCGATAGCGCTCACGGATATTTCGAACAACCCGGTTGACAATAAAAACCCGGCGGAAACCCACAATATCCTTCTTCATATGTCAGGAGATGGCGGATCCGGCTTCCTGAAAGGAACTGAGTATGTCCAGGATTTGTCCGTACCCACCGATGCCGGAGGAATTGTATCCATAAATCTCCGGGTCTCTACCACGGCAGGTACAAACACCATCCAGGTCTATCCGATTGGATCCTATCTGGGTGAACCGATCCTTATCAATGGAATAGCGGACAGCAATCCGTGGTACCTTGTCCAGGTACTCCCGTCCATACCTTCCTATCCTGCGGACGGGAAGGATCCCGATCACCGGTTTACCTTCTACTGGACGGTCCAGGATAAGTACCACAACCCCATGGAGAATGTGGATCTCTATGTAACGTCGTCCAAGGCAGGAGAGGAGGTTCACCTGAGCACCAATGCCGATGGCATGGCCTCCACGCCCTATGGTCCAAAGGATCTTGCCGGTGTCTACACCATCACGGCAAAACCTGTTGTAACCGGTACGACAACCGCATTGAACGCCGCGATTCTCTGCACCAATCCTCTCAATACCGGATCCTGCATCCAGACCGTGGAATATACCCCTATGGACCCGGTGGATATGATCCTGATGGCCAGTCCCCAGACTATGGTCAGCATGGATGTGGACGGGGCAAAAGCGGTCGATGTCAAGGCACGGGTGGTGGATTCCTCCGGTAATGCGGTAACGGGAGAGACGGTCACGTTTGAGAAAACTGCTGACACCTACCCGACCTTCACGGAAACTGCCCAGTCATCGCTGACCCCCCTGTCTGCAAGTACCGTGGACACCGGGTATGCGACCGTCCAGTTCGTGCCGGGAACATTTGCAAAGAAAGGCGAGAGCGGGTACAATGAAGCGGCAACAGGGTCCTGTACGGTGAAGGCCGGATGGACCAATAAGAAAACCGGGGAAATCAAGAACCGCGAGATCACCTTTGTCTGGAAGAACTACCCGTTCCTGACCGTGGAATCTGAGATCGATAAGACCGATGCAAAAGTCGGGGATACTATCAATGTCAAGGTCTGGATACGGGGAACCGGGGCAGCACTCCAGCCAAAACCGATCGATGTCGTGCTCTGTAATGACCGGTCAGGGAGTATGCTGTATGATTCTCCCGACAGGATGGTTACTGCCAAGGATGCGGCTGTGAAATTTTCGGGAAAACTGACGCAGGGGAAAGATCGTATCGGGATTGTATCCTTTGGTAATGTAGATCAATATACCGGTTTTGCTGCATTGGCACCGACATTATCAGGAAAATCCTGGAATTGGGATAATGTGTATTACTCGGATTTGAGGAACAGGGATACCGGCTGGTACTGGGTTGCTGATGATTCTCTCAAAGAGTGCGGCAGCAGTTGTACTGGCCCGGGGGGTACCAAATATGATCCCGCATCAGCACATCAGCAATACCTGAACGCCCATTACAATAACGGGAATCCCCAGGATTATGGCGATGGTGTTCATACCCACCAGGATCTTGCTCTGGATTTCCATACCCAGACGGTAGTTCAGGAAGCTCTCAACGGCATTGTACCTGCAGGTGGAACACCCATGCGGGAAGGATTATACGATGCAGTGAATATGTTCCCCGCCTATTCAGCAGAAAGACCTATCCGGGCCATCATCCTGCTGACGGATGGTGTGTATTCAACCGGCCAGAATCCTGAAGGTGGTTACGGCAGCGTGAGTCTCGGGAACAGTGTCGGAACAACCAGTGTAATCACCTATGCAAAAAATAACCACATAAAAATCTTCACCATTGGCCTTGGATCGGATATAGACAGTGAAAAACTGACCGGGTATGCGACGGATACCGGGGGAAAATACTATTCGGCAGACGCGCCCTCACAGCTTGAGACCATTTATACCGATATTGCCGGGGCGCTGAACGAGCAGGCCGGTGGTCAGACCAAACTCATCACAGACTTCGGGAAAATCACCGTGGATGGCAACCCGATCACGGGTGACGCGGCGGGTGAGTACCTCGAATACGTATATACTACCGCGGGAGGAACATCGTCCTCGACCTATATAACCAAATACACCGAAGTTCCGGTCACTCCCGCGAAGAATGAGTATTACACAAAGGTCCGGGACGATACCGGCAACTGGACGAACCCGACCACGCTCCCGGGGCTGACTTCAAAAAGACTGGAATTCGATGTCGGCAAAATTATTCTCAACGACGTATGGATGACAAACATCCAGTTCAAGCTGAAAAAGGCCGGCCAGATTGGAATTTTTGGCGACAACAGCCCTGTCACCTTCATAGATGCTGTTACCGGGAAGAGCCAGACCGTAACCGTGCCGTCTAAAACCTGGACCACTCATGACAGCAAGGTGGATAACCCGTTTATGCCAACGGTCTCACTTCTGGTAAAAAATGTGAAGATCACGGGCAGCACTTCGGATCCGAATCTCTGGACGGTATCCTGGGATACCGTATACGAAGGGAGCAACATCGTGCACGAGAAGCTGCTGTATTGTTCAGAGACTGGCACGTATCCTGTTGCCTGCACGGGAACGCAGCATACTGCATGGCCGGTTATTCCAAAACAGGTCCCCGACAAAACTGCAGGAACGACTTCGGATTCGGCGACGATAGATACCAGTTCATTATCCATGAAATCCGGCGAGACCTACCGGATAACCGTCTGGGCGGAATCATACGGTGAAAAAGAAGCTTCTGATTATTCTCTTCATGCCAAAAGTGATGGAGGAAAACGATCGTATATCAAACTCGAATAA